A genome region from Altererythrobacter aquiaggeris includes the following:
- the pdxA gene encoding 4-hydroxythreonine-4-phosphate dehydrogenase PdxA has translation MTPAPLAISLGDPAGIGPELLCRAWLARDAQQLLPFFVVGGAGVLAAAARACGLDVPVNPVSDPADAATAFAGGLPVLGDLDGDYRPGQPCPAGAALALRSLEHAAELAVSGTAAGVVTAPVSKARLAEAGFAHPGQTEFMAHQCGRPVCDAVMMLAGPNLRTVPVTVHCALSRVSALLTAELVETRTRTVFEALQRDFGIGEPRIAIAALNPHASEEGAFGNEERTIIEPAIAALHGAGIMVTGPHPSDALFAPRARKTYDAAICMYHDQALIPLKALDFDAGVNVTLGLPIVRTSPDHGTAFGIAGKGLADPGATIAALKMAGEIVTRRRTA, from the coding sequence ATGACCCCCGCTCCGCTGGCGATTTCGCTTGGCGATCCGGCGGGGATTGGCCCCGAATTGCTGTGCCGCGCCTGGCTTGCGCGTGATGCGCAGCAACTGCTGCCCTTTTTCGTGGTTGGCGGCGCCGGCGTTCTGGCCGCTGCGGCCAGGGCTTGCGGGCTGGATGTACCGGTCAACCCGGTGTCCGATCCGGCTGATGCCGCCACGGCATTTGCCGGTGGTTTGCCCGTGTTGGGCGATCTGGACGGCGATTACCGACCCGGCCAACCCTGCCCTGCGGGCGCGGCACTGGCTCTGCGGTCGCTCGAACACGCGGCCGAACTTGCCGTATCTGGCACCGCAGCGGGCGTGGTCACTGCGCCGGTCAGCAAAGCGCGGCTGGCCGAAGCCGGCTTTGCGCATCCCGGACAAACCGAATTCATGGCGCACCAGTGCGGCAGGCCGGTTTGCGACGCGGTCATGATGCTAGCGGGCCCGAACCTGCGAACAGTGCCGGTCACCGTGCATTGCGCCTTGTCGCGGGTTTCCGCATTGCTGACTGCCGAACTGGTTGAAACGCGCACCCGCACCGTGTTCGAAGCGTTGCAGCGCGACTTCGGGATCGGCGAGCCGCGTATTGCCATCGCCGCGCTGAACCCGCACGCCAGCGAAGAGGGCGCATTTGGCAATGAAGAACGCACAATTATCGAACCTGCGATAGCAGCGCTGCACGGCGCCGGTATCATGGTGACAGGACCGCATCCCTCAGATGCGCTGTTTGCCCCGCGCGCCCGCAAAACTTACGACGCCGCGATCTGCATGTATCACGATCAGGCACTTATCCCGCTGAAGGCGCTGGATTTCGATGCGGGGGTCAACGTCACGCTGGGCCTGCCGATTGTCCGCACATCGCCCGACCACGGCACCGCGTTCGGCATTGCGGGCAAAGGTCTTGCCGATCCTGGTGCAACCATCGCCGCGCTGAAAATGGCGGGCGAAATCGTCACCCGGCGCAGAACCGCGTGA